Proteins encoded by one window of Flavobacterium sp. N502540:
- a CDS encoding IucA/IucC family protein, whose protein sequence is MITPENTFKDAQHLNADIWNQVNRNLLAKSISELMREDVANPQITAKDEDGLTHFRLETDTESIYYTFSAYPRFLNYWHIVKDSLCKVEHEVKLDHIDVPNFFIELQETFGINSFTLAHYIEELLHTLYADAYIQSNRRVPAAELADADFQTIEHSLDGHPWVIVNKGRIGFDSEDYTKYNPESDQRTRLIWIAAHKNRANLRLQTNVDDQDFYENEIGKEKLDAFRNKLEALNVDPYDYVFIPVHVWQWQNKLVMQFSNDIASKHLIPLELTEDIYSPQQSIRTFFNESAPHKHYVKTSMSILNTSHVRGLSPKQLLIAPRLTEYLKNVLKQDEHLQKMGVVLLGEVVSVTYAHPSYSKIDNPPYQYNEYLGAMWRESPINSLREGENLMTMAALLYVDNTGKSLVQELIEKSGLSTEQWLKAYMTAYLKPVLQIYYQHSLSIDPHGQNVILILKDYVPTRIALQDFVGDILINEEAKKKLPQEFIDNLFNASPNPENAPLTILIAIFDAFFRYLSHVMITNANYTEKEFWNCVYDIIIEYQAEHPELQEIFDKYNMFIPEFKRLIFNSRRLYNGYEETAGFPHMKKSGFVPNPLHQLINEEIVTAKEN, encoded by the coding sequence ATGATAACCCCAGAAAATACCTTTAAAGACGCTCAGCACCTCAATGCCGATATTTGGAATCAGGTCAATCGAAACTTACTCGCTAAAAGTATTTCGGAATTGATGCGTGAAGACGTTGCAAACCCTCAAATAACCGCTAAAGACGAAGATGGTCTTACTCATTTCAGATTAGAAACCGACACAGAGAGTATTTACTATACTTTTTCGGCTTATCCGAGGTTTCTTAACTATTGGCATATCGTTAAAGACAGCCTTTGTAAAGTTGAGCATGAAGTAAAATTAGATCATATCGATGTCCCAAATTTCTTTATCGAACTTCAGGAAACTTTTGGCATCAACTCTTTTACCCTGGCCCATTATATCGAAGAGTTACTGCACACCTTATATGCTGATGCTTACATTCAGTCAAACCGCCGTGTGCCTGCCGCCGAATTAGCCGATGCTGATTTTCAAACGATCGAACACAGTCTTGATGGCCACCCGTGGGTAATTGTAAACAAAGGGCGTATTGGTTTTGACTCGGAAGATTATACGAAATACAATCCCGAGTCTGATCAAAGAACACGTTTAATTTGGATTGCTGCTCATAAAAACAGAGCTAATCTGCGTTTACAGACCAATGTGGACGATCAGGATTTTTATGAAAATGAAATTGGTAAAGAAAAACTGGATGCCTTTAGAAACAAGTTAGAGGCATTGAATGTAGATCCGTATGATTATGTTTTTATTCCAGTGCATGTATGGCAATGGCAAAATAAACTTGTGATGCAATTTTCTAATGATATTGCTTCCAAACATCTTATCCCATTAGAGTTAACCGAAGACATTTACAGCCCTCAACAAAGCATCCGTACTTTTTTCAACGAAAGTGCACCTCATAAACATTATGTAAAAACATCAATGTCTATTTTAAACACCAGCCATGTCAGAGGTTTGTCTCCTAAACAATTATTGATAGCGCCACGTTTGACAGAGTATCTGAAAAATGTTCTAAAACAAGACGAGCACTTGCAAAAAATGGGAGTTGTACTTTTAGGCGAAGTCGTTTCGGTTACCTATGCCCACCCTAGTTACAGTAAAATTGACAATCCCCCTTACCAGTACAATGAATATCTGGGTGCTATGTGGCGCGAAAGCCCTATAAATTCCCTTAGAGAAGGAGAGAATTTAATGACGATGGCGGCATTATTATATGTAGACAACACCGGGAAAAGTCTTGTACAAGAACTTATAGAAAAATCAGGTCTTTCTACAGAACAATGGCTCAAAGCTTATATGACTGCGTATCTTAAGCCCGTGCTTCAGATTTATTACCAGCATTCGTTATCTATCGATCCACATGGACAAAATGTGATTCTGATTTTAAAAGATTATGTGCCAACACGTATTGCCTTGCAGGATTTTGTGGGAGATATTTTAATTAATGAAGAAGCAAAGAAAAAATTGCCACAGGAATTTATTGATAACTTGTTTAATGCCTCTCCAAATCCGGAAAATGCACCGTTAACGATACTTATCGCCATTTTTGATGCCTTCTTCAGATACCTGAGTCACGTTATGATTACAAACGCTAACTATACAGAGAAGGAATTCTGGAATTGTGTTTACGATATTATCATCGAATATCAGGCAGAACATCCTGAGCTTCAGGAAATCTTCGACAAGTACAATATGTTTATACCTGAATTCAAACGTCTTATCTTCAATAGCCGACGTTTGTATAATGGTTATGAAGAAACGGCAGGATTTCCACACATGAAGAAAAGCGGTTTTGTACCGAATCCGTTACATCAGTTAATCAATGAAGAAATAGTAACGGCAAAAGAAAACTAA
- a CDS encoding MATE family efflux transporter yields the protein MKEALLKTRSFFGLLRRSLAGSEKNFTSGSINKTILLLSVPMVIELLMESLFVCSNLFFVSRLGTNAISIAGATTTFITFCYSVSIGLGIAASAMISRRIGEKKFKAAGQTTMQVIYATVPIAALISIVCTIWTTDIMSAMGLSDAMVKEGRTYGIVMFASSGFLILRIVVNGIFRGVGDASTAMRILWLSNALNIILCPVFIYGWGPVPAYGLLGVGLATLIARVIGVLYQAWYLIRAKTMLKIGLAQMVFNLAIFKRVLKLAFGGTVQFIIPASSWVFMIKIMSHFGESALAGYILAQRVTSIATMPAWGLGNAAGILTGQNLGAKQPDRAEKSVWRAGMLNMGFLVLIGISWIFLAVPVIKIFTDIPEVISFSTMYIHLISIAYILLGYTMVISRALNAAGEVKVVTWLYILMFYVIQIPLAYALGITFDLGSNGVFTAILVSEIILAVACIVVFRKGKWKHTKV from the coding sequence ATGAAAGAAGCACTTTTAAAAACACGCTCCTTCTTTGGTCTGTTAAGGCGTTCTCTTGCCGGAAGTGAAAAGAACTTCACTTCGGGCAGCATTAACAAAACCATTCTTTTACTGTCAGTTCCAATGGTGATTGAGCTTCTGATGGAATCACTATTTGTATGTTCCAATCTGTTCTTTGTTAGCCGATTGGGTACGAATGCAATTTCAATCGCAGGAGCTACCACTACTTTCATCACCTTTTGTTACTCCGTTTCCATTGGTTTGGGGATAGCGGCTTCAGCGATGATTTCCAGAAGAATTGGCGAGAAAAAATTCAAAGCGGCAGGTCAGACCACCATGCAGGTGATTTATGCTACAGTACCCATTGCTGCCCTGATTAGTATTGTCTGCACCATCTGGACCACCGATATTATGAGTGCCATGGGACTTTCTGATGCTATGGTTAAGGAAGGAAGAACTTACGGCATCGTCATGTTTGCTTCCAGCGGATTTTTGATTCTTAGAATCGTCGTAAATGGGATCTTCCGAGGTGTTGGAGACGCTTCGACTGCTATGAGAATACTGTGGTTATCCAATGCGTTGAACATTATACTGTGTCCGGTATTTATTTATGGCTGGGGTCCTGTTCCGGCATACGGTTTATTGGGAGTTGGACTGGCAACTTTAATTGCCAGAGTAATTGGAGTGCTGTACCAGGCCTGGTATCTGATAAGGGCCAAAACCATGTTAAAAATTGGTCTGGCACAAATGGTCTTTAATCTTGCTATTTTCAAAAGAGTACTGAAACTGGCTTTTGGCGGTACCGTACAATTCATCATTCCGGCATCAAGCTGGGTGTTCATGATTAAAATCATGTCGCATTTTGGCGAAAGTGCTCTTGCCGGATACATTCTGGCACAAAGAGTCACTTCGATTGCTACGATGCCGGCCTGGGGTCTTGGAAACGCCGCAGGAATCTTAACCGGACAAAATCTGGGAGCGAAACAGCCTGATCGTGCCGAAAAATCGGTTTGGAGAGCGGGAATGTTAAACATGGGATTTCTGGTTTTAATTGGAATTTCCTGGATATTCCTAGCTGTTCCGGTCATAAAAATCTTTACTGATATTCCTGAGGTGATCTCTTTTAGTACCATGTACATTCATCTAATTTCTATAGCCTACATATTATTAGGTTATACGATGGTGATTTCAAGAGCTCTTAATGCGGCCGGTGAAGTAAAAGTGGTGACGTGGCTATACATCCTGATGTTCTATGTCATACAGATTCCGCTTGCCTATGCTCTGGGAATTACTTTTGACCTGGGTTCCAATGGTGTTTTTACGGCCATCCTTGTTTCAGAAATTATATTGGCCGTGGCTTGTATCGTCGTCTTCCGAAAAGGAAAATGGAAACATACTAAGGTTTAA
- a CDS encoding acyl carrier protein produces the protein MSTIEQLHGVFARAFEIPVEAVNDGLEYQAIAEWDSMSHLVLVEELESTYKISIEMEDILEMGSVAKIKDILKKYGFEIN, from the coding sequence ATGAGTACAATAGAACAATTACACGGAGTATTTGCAAGAGCTTTTGAAATTCCTGTTGAGGCAGTAAACGACGGACTGGAATATCAGGCTATAGCCGAATGGGATTCAATGAGTCATTTGGTATTAGTAGAAGAACTTGAAAGTACTTACAAAATCTCGATCGAAATGGAAGACATTCTGGAGATGGGAAGTGTAGCAAAAATTAAAGACATCTTAAAAAAATACGGATTTGAAATCAATTAG
- a CDS encoding AMP-binding protein: protein MELYDLIRKNEKLTFTDASTGVSKTIAEMDQSLEIENIRSVVFIYNDNQLPAIETLLNFYQSRFTIALLGMGLLENFKENLEQKYTPYYIYDPTRTEIEGYTAVNASETIVLFKRNVNLIYPIHAKIKLLLSTSGTTGSPKFVRLSDENLVHNAKSIMEYMPIRPDDVVPLNVPINFVYGLSIFTTNCIKASQIVCTDKDAFQKEFWADFKNYGYSTLGGVPYFYEMLYSIGFFKKDHPSLRYLTHTGGMLNHKLIEAISVFSEKFGKQFFAQYGQTEASGRMAYLPPKDLLRKGTSIGLPVKNGRFEIDNETEELIYIGPNVYGGYANVRADLQFYEEQERLHTGDKARQDEEGYYYIVGRIKRIVKLFGVRLNLDETELLLKDALGGQTFICLGINDKHLAVMYTDENLNKELILKVLKAKLNLHASSLKVMHIEDVPLTPNGKVNYPLLKESLELEGAL from the coding sequence ATGGAACTATACGATTTAATCAGAAAAAATGAAAAACTGACTTTTACTGACGCCAGTACCGGAGTTTCAAAAACTATTGCAGAAATGGATCAGTCACTGGAAATCGAAAACATCCGTTCAGTTGTTTTTATTTACAATGACAATCAGTTACCGGCTATTGAAACGCTTTTAAATTTTTACCAGAGCAGGTTTACGATTGCTTTGTTAGGAATGGGGTTACTTGAAAATTTTAAGGAAAATCTGGAACAGAAATATACTCCTTATTATATTTACGACCCTACGCGAACTGAAATAGAAGGCTACACAGCTGTAAATGCGTCAGAAACAATAGTATTGTTTAAACGAAACGTAAATTTAATTTACCCGATACATGCCAAAATAAAACTTTTGCTAAGTACTTCCGGAACTACAGGATCGCCTAAATTTGTTAGGCTTTCTGATGAAAACCTGGTACACAATGCAAAATCGATTATGGAATATATGCCTATCCGACCAGATGATGTAGTACCTTTAAATGTGCCGATCAATTTTGTGTATGGCTTGTCGATTTTTACCACCAATTGTATCAAAGCCAGTCAGATTGTTTGTACGGATAAAGATGCTTTTCAAAAAGAATTCTGGGCCGATTTCAAAAACTACGGATACTCTACCTTAGGTGGAGTTCCGTACTTCTATGAGATGCTGTACAGTATTGGATTTTTCAAGAAAGATCATCCTTCCTTACGTTACCTGACCCATACGGGCGGAATGCTGAATCACAAACTAATCGAAGCAATTTCAGTTTTTAGTGAGAAATTCGGCAAGCAATTCTTTGCACAGTATGGTCAAACAGAAGCTTCGGGCCGTATGGCTTATCTGCCTCCGAAAGATCTGTTGCGAAAAGGAACTTCTATCGGCTTACCCGTTAAAAATGGACGTTTTGAGATTGATAACGAAACAGAGGAACTGATTTATATTGGTCCCAATGTTTATGGCGGTTATGCCAATGTGAGAGCTGATCTTCAGTTTTATGAGGAACAGGAAAGACTCCACACTGGAGACAAGGCCCGACAAGACGAAGAAGGTTACTACTATATTGTAGGCCGAATCAAACGAATCGTAAAATTGTTCGGAGTACGTCTCAATCTTGACGAAACAGAATTGTTGCTGAAAGATGCATTGGGTGGACAAACGTTTATCTGTCTCGGAATAAACGATAAACACCTGGCCGTAATGTACACCGACGAAAATCTGAACAAAGAATTAATTCTGAAAGTGCTAAAAGCTAAACTAAATCTTCATGCCAGTTCTTTAAAAGTGATGCATATAGAAGACGTTCCACTTACACCAAACGGAAAAGTAAACTATCCTTTGCTTAAGGAATCACTGGAATTAGAAGGAGCTTTATAA
- a CDS encoding TonB-dependent receptor — MKYLSLRTSKFLFIISLLFSVFSSFAQQNGGKIKGQITTSDGKSASGVIITLKNSKYKTISNSDGSFRLNKIVENIYTLQASLSGYETIEQEVTVANNETANVTLQLKFNGKETSTSSENGDQLDEIIVSASRKVETLSKTPSSVTVINAKDIEDLSIVSPNIANIVAFAVPGLGSGTNNTGNYGQTLRGRNPLVLIDGIPQSTPLKSAGRELRSIDPSVIERIEVIKGATAIYGNGADGGLINYITKSGKTQKKFAGYSEAGTNGNIKGDSTLGYRFNQQFYGKISKFNYMVGGTYEKTGVFRDGGGKVISPEYGLGETKTYNVFTKVGYDLTAKQRIDFMYNYFSSNQDSDFILKNGVYGVSPAIGVLGNRPGVDEGNRYNHNANLQYVNKGIFGSTSLTANLYFQDFLTAFSNSTFFYGSGQSQTASTKKGLRVYLNSPFVISSNFTGDVTYGFDLLNDKTNQKLVDGRVWVPNIDMVNLAPYAQLSTQLFGDWNVKAGLRAENIKINIDDYNTLATGANGAGSIAVKGGELNYDAFVFNTGIRYSRFKFFNPFVSFSQAFSVFDLGRVLTNAKQDAISKLETEPIIVNNYEGGFSSQLGKFNLSASYYLSTSKLGTNLIQVDGFLVAERLPERVWGYEVQADYQILKELTVGGNYANVQGRGDKDSDGNFYGPTDIYLKSNRIPPVKIAGYAKYGGKRLNVELYWMYVGDRDVFKPNAKGAYAIGEGPIHSFNLWNLASAYKVTDSIRVKLGIENIFNTDYYPTTSQFYGTNANYTRGNGTRFNLALGYSF, encoded by the coding sequence ATGAAATATCTTAGTTTAAGAACATCAAAGTTTTTATTTATTATCAGCCTCTTATTTTCAGTCTTTTCTTCTTTTGCACAACAAAATGGTGGAAAAATTAAAGGACAAATCACAACCTCTGATGGAAAATCGGCTTCGGGAGTTATTATTACACTTAAAAATTCAAAATATAAAACCATTTCAAATAGCGATGGCAGCTTTAGACTGAACAAAATTGTAGAGAATATTTATACACTGCAAGCGTCATTATCGGGCTACGAAACGATCGAACAGGAAGTTACGGTTGCAAACAATGAAACTGCCAATGTGACTTTGCAATTGAAATTTAATGGTAAAGAAACCAGCACTTCTTCAGAAAATGGTGACCAACTGGATGAAATTATCGTTTCGGCGAGCAGAAAGGTGGAAACCTTATCGAAAACACCTTCTTCGGTAACCGTGATCAATGCTAAAGACATTGAGGATCTATCGATTGTGAGTCCAAATATAGCCAATATTGTGGCATTTGCGGTTCCGGGTTTGGGGTCGGGTACAAACAATACAGGGAATTACGGTCAGACACTTCGCGGAAGAAATCCCTTAGTTTTGATTGATGGAATTCCGCAATCGACGCCATTGAAATCTGCAGGACGTGAACTGCGTTCTATAGATCCTTCGGTAATTGAACGTATAGAAGTCATTAAAGGAGCGACTGCTATTTATGGAAATGGTGCTGATGGAGGTTTGATTAATTATATCACCAAGTCGGGTAAAACTCAGAAGAAATTTGCCGGATACAGTGAAGCTGGAACTAACGGAAATATAAAAGGTGACAGCACATTGGGATACCGATTCAATCAGCAGTTTTATGGAAAAATCAGTAAGTTCAACTATATGGTAGGTGGAACTTATGAAAAAACGGGTGTTTTTCGTGATGGAGGAGGGAAGGTTATTTCTCCAGAATACGGATTAGGAGAAACTAAAACGTATAATGTGTTTACCAAAGTAGGTTACGATTTAACTGCTAAGCAAAGAATTGACTTCATGTACAATTACTTCAGTTCGAATCAGGATTCGGATTTTATCCTTAAAAATGGAGTATACGGAGTAAGCCCGGCAATTGGAGTATTGGGTAACAGACCTGGCGTAGATGAAGGAAATCGTTACAATCATAACGCTAATCTTCAGTATGTAAACAAAGGAATTTTTGGAAGCACTTCACTTACAGCCAACTTGTATTTTCAGGATTTCCTGACGGCATTTTCTAACTCTACTTTTTTCTATGGAAGTGGACAATCACAAACGGCATCTACCAAAAAAGGGTTAAGAGTGTATTTGAATTCTCCTTTTGTAATTTCGTCAAACTTCACGGGTGATGTGACTTACGGATTCGATTTATTGAACGATAAAACGAATCAAAAACTGGTTGACGGACGTGTTTGGGTTCCGAACATCGATATGGTCAATCTGGCACCTTATGCACAGTTATCAACACAACTGTTTGGTGATTGGAATGTAAAAGCAGGTTTGCGTGCAGAAAACATTAAAATCAATATCGACGATTATAATACTCTTGCTACCGGTGCAAATGGAGCGGGAAGTATCGCTGTAAAAGGCGGTGAGCTTAATTATGATGCTTTTGTTTTTAACACAGGTATTCGATACTCAAGATTTAAATTCTTCAATCCGTTTGTGAGTTTTTCTCAGGCTTTTTCTGTATTTGATTTAGGAAGGGTTTTAACCAATGCAAAACAGGATGCCATCTCTAAGTTAGAGACAGAACCAATTATCGTCAACAACTATGAAGGAGGTTTTAGCAGTCAGTTAGGAAAATTCAATTTAAGTGCTTCTTATTATTTGAGTACATCAAAATTAGGAACCAATTTGATTCAGGTGGACGGATTTTTAGTAGCAGAACGTTTGCCGGAAAGAGTTTGGGGATATGAAGTTCAGGCCGATTACCAAATTCTTAAGGAATTGACAGTAGGTGGTAACTATGCAAATGTACAGGGAAGAGGTGATAAAGATTCTGACGGGAACTTTTACGGGCCAACCGATATTTATTTGAAATCAAACCGAATTCCTCCGGTTAAAATTGCGGGTTACGCAAAGTATGGCGGTAAAAGATTAAATGTTGAATTGTACTGGATGTATGTTGGTGATCGTGATGTTTTTAAACCAAATGCCAAAGGAGCTTATGCAATTGGCGAAGGACCAATTCATTCTTTCAATTTATGGAATCTGGCATCTGCTTATAAAGTAACGGACAGCATCCGTGTTAAACTTGGAATTGAAAATATATTCAATACAGATTATTATCCAACGACTTCTCAATTTTATGGTACAAATGCCAATTATACAAGAGGAAACGGTACCAGATTTAACTTGGCGCTGGGATATAGCTTCTAA
- a CDS encoding PepSY-associated TM helix domain-containing protein has translation MKKGIKKTVRQIHLWLGLGSGLIVFIAALTGSILVFEKEIDSFLHPQYYQVSSVGTTKKTIDYCTDVLQKQYGIKKITRIYTFNDPSRTFQILAKDADKKAQFFSIDPYTGKVLATTPQESRFFVVVLSLHRQLLMGDAGQLIMGSSCIIFVLMLITGMVLWWPKKIKNLKQRLKVKWSGSFKRINWDFHSTFGFYSFLALLIISLTGLSFAFDWFQNGLYLLADGTTGKKVSLKVENPTKIDPKLNNTAFYQSIYNKTDSIFPYTGNIQIRMPVDTINSITVLKEDLGRIIPHQSSSAYFDKYTAENIENRPYKSYSNGDKLKRLMYPIHTGSVYGLTTKIIAFLVCLFAATLPITGLIIWLGRKKK, from the coding sequence ATGAAGAAAGGAATAAAAAAAACGGTCAGACAAATACATTTATGGCTGGGACTTGGCTCAGGTTTAATCGTTTTTATTGCGGCCTTAACCGGCAGTATTTTAGTTTTTGAAAAAGAAATTGACTCATTCTTACATCCTCAATACTATCAGGTTTCATCTGTAGGGACTACCAAAAAAACGATTGATTATTGTACAGACGTTCTTCAGAAACAATACGGCATCAAAAAAATCACCCGAATTTATACCTTCAATGATCCTTCGCGTACCTTCCAAATTCTGGCAAAGGATGCCGATAAAAAGGCACAGTTTTTTTCTATTGATCCTTATACCGGAAAAGTGCTCGCCACAACACCTCAGGAAAGCCGATTTTTTGTAGTAGTACTTTCACTCCACAGACAATTGCTAATGGGGGATGCCGGTCAGCTTATTATGGGATCTTCCTGTATTATTTTTGTTCTCATGCTGATCACAGGTATGGTGTTATGGTGGCCGAAAAAAATTAAAAATTTAAAACAGCGACTAAAGGTAAAATGGAGCGGTTCTTTCAAAAGAATCAATTGGGATTTTCATTCTACTTTTGGCTTTTACAGCTTTTTAGCTTTACTTATTATTTCGCTAACTGGTCTTTCCTTCGCCTTTGACTGGTTTCAAAATGGTCTTTATTTACTGGCCGATGGAACTACTGGTAAAAAAGTATCCTTAAAAGTAGAGAATCCGACAAAAATAGACCCTAAGCTCAACAATACCGCTTTTTATCAAAGCATTTACAATAAGACCGATAGTATTTTTCCTTATACCGGAAATATCCAAATTAGAATGCCGGTGGATACAATCAATAGTATTACGGTTCTGAAGGAAGATCTGGGAAGAATCATTCCACATCAATCCAGCTCGGCTTATTTTGATAAGTATACAGCGGAAAATATTGAAAACAGACCTTACAAATCCTATTCAAACGGTGACAAACTGAAACGTTTGATGTATCCTATTCATACCGGAAGTGTTTATGGATTAACCACTAAAATAATTGCTTTTTTGGTTTGTCTTTTTGCTGCGACATTACCTATTACAGGACTAATAATTTGGCTCGGTAGAAAGAAAAAGTAG
- a CDS encoding helix-turn-helix domain-containing protein has protein sequence MEDFLIGIGKRLKEIRKKNALTIHEVANRAGVSNGLISRIENGRTIPSLPVLIELIQSLNTDVSYFFEGVENTKNAKYIHIKKEDYQKIEKEDRAETTGFNYYHIFSKSINSIGFEAVILDVEPNCKREKVITDAWEFKYIIKGSVTYIIDDAEVVVNEGDSLCFNGRHPHVPQNRTTENCVMLVLYFYSESNS, from the coding sequence ATGGAAGATTTTTTAATTGGTATTGGAAAGAGATTAAAAGAGATCAGGAAGAAAAATGCATTAACCATACACGAAGTAGCCAACAGAGCCGGAGTTAGCAACGGTTTGATTTCCAGAATTGAAAATGGAAGAACAATTCCTTCCCTACCCGTTTTGATTGAATTGATACAATCCTTAAATACGGATGTGAGTTATTTTTTTGAAGGCGTTGAAAATACCAAGAATGCGAAGTACATTCATATTAAAAAAGAAGATTATCAAAAGATAGAAAAAGAGGACCGTGCCGAAACTACCGGTTTTAACTATTATCATATTTTCAGTAAAAGCATTAATTCTATTGGTTTTGAAGCTGTAATTCTTGACGTGGAACCAAACTGTAAACGCGAAAAAGTAATTACAGATGCCTGGGAGTTCAAATACATCATTAAAGGAAGTGTGACTTATATTATTGATGATGCAGAAGTGGTTGTCAATGAAGGCGATTCACTATGTTTTAACGGAAGGCATCCGCACGTTCCCCAAAACCGAACAACAGAAAACTGTGTAATGCTGGTACTTTACTTTTATTCTGAGAGTAATAGCTAA
- a CDS encoding DUF4983 domain-containing protein — translation MKKIFRLSYITILASVLLVTSCTNDPALAKDEQAVNAKTNSKTGKSALSSGTRKLLIIGIDGCRGDALMGANTPNVHALLPNAVYSLDALTEAPTWSGNGWSTMLTGVTHLKHGVTDNSFSSPNFTSYPSFLKRLETYNSALKTMSIVHWAPINTYIVDGIDVEKTLTTDLAVKNEVVAALTNDNPDALFLHFDDVDHAGHSYGFSLNVPQYKSSIETTDGYIGEILTALKNRPNYANEDWLVVVAPDHGGIVTGSSGSHGGSSYEERNIFTIFNNKNFTSTKIEKPVDPTTTITGKFVNFNSNSIYASTANALYNFGTSSFTVECRVKTSGYSSDPSLVSNKNWVSGKNRGFVICANTGGTWKVNIGDTQSRVDISGGTINDGKWHHLTLVVDRTAKLVKTYQDGAFVGQAAIGASFGSLTSGLPFAIGQDGTLTYGANVNGNIAEVRVWNKALSEASILNYTCSSVTVSHPDYSNLIGYWKGDNGSGNSFTDSSVQQVNLAFPNTPTWINSTASLKCGTATGAVPKMVDIAYSSLQWFGVPINTSWSLDGRSWLPAAN, via the coding sequence ATGAAAAAGATTTTTAGATTAAGTTACATTACAATTCTTGCAAGTGTGCTTTTAGTCACTTCCTGTACCAACGATCCAGCGCTTGCGAAAGACGAACAGGCAGTAAATGCTAAAACGAACTCTAAAACCGGCAAATCTGCTTTAAGCAGTGGCACCAGAAAATTGCTTATTATAGGAATCGACGGCTGTCGTGGAGATGCCCTAATGGGAGCCAATACTCCTAATGTTCATGCTTTATTACCCAATGCGGTTTACAGTTTAGATGCATTGACCGAAGCACCGACGTGGAGTGGAAACGGCTGGTCGACGATGCTTACCGGCGTGACTCATTTGAAACATGGCGTAACCGATAATTCATTTTCGAGTCCGAATTTTACCTCGTATCCTAGTTTTTTAAAAAGACTTGAAACGTATAATTCGGCTTTAAAAACTATGTCAATCGTGCATTGGGCACCGATCAATACCTACATTGTGGATGGGATTGATGTAGAGAAAACGCTCACTACCGATTTGGCTGTTAAAAATGAAGTGGTAGCAGCACTTACAAACGACAATCCGGATGCCTTGTTTTTGCATTTTGATGATGTGGATCATGCAGGACACAGCTACGGATTTTCGCTTAATGTGCCACAATACAAATCTTCAATCGAAACCACAGACGGTTACATAGGTGAAATCTTAACGGCTTTAAAGAACAGACCTAATTATGCCAATGAAGACTGGCTGGTTGTGGTAGCGCCGGATCACGGAGGGATTGTTACAGGTTCCAGCGGATCTCATGGCGGAAGTTCTTACGAAGAACGAAACATCTTTACCATTTTCAACAATAAAAACTTTACGTCGACTAAAATCGAAAAACCGGTGGATCCCACTACAACGATAACGGGTAAGTTTGTCAATTTTAATTCCAATTCTATTTATGCTTCAACAGCCAATGCACTTTACAATTTCGGAACTTCGAGTTTTACAGTGGAATGCCGAGTAAAAACATCAGGATATAGCAGTGATCCTTCGCTGGTTTCGAATAAAAACTGGGTGAGTGGTAAAAACCGAGGTTTTGTCATCTGTGCCAATACCGGAGGAACATGGAAGGTAAATATTGGGGACACTCAAAGTCGTGTGGATATTTCTGGTGGGACAATCAATGATGGGAAATGGCATCACTTGACACTTGTAGTAGACCGTACAGCCAAATTGGTTAAAACGTATCAGGACGGTGCTTTTGTGGGGCAGGCTGCTATTGGCGCCAGTTTCGGAAGTCTGACTTCTGGACTGCCTTTTGCGATAGGACAGGACGGAACGCTCACCTATGGTGCCAATGTAAACGGAAATATTGCTGAGGTGCGCGTATGGAACAAAGCCTTATCGGAAGCTTCGATTTTAAATTATACCTGTTCTTCAGTTACGGTTTCACATCCGGATTACTCCAATCTTATTGGATATTGGAAAGGAGATAACGGATCAGGAAACAGTTTTACCGATTCAAGCGTTCAGCAGGTAAATCTTGCTTTTCCAAATACTCCAACATGGATAAACAGTACAGCCTCTTTAAAATGTGGTACTGCAACAGGAGCAGTTCCAAAGATGGTAGATATCGCCTATTCTTCATTGCAATGGTTTGGTGTACCCATCAATACAAGCTGGTCATTAGACGGCCGTTCATGGCTTCCGGCAGCGAATTAA